In the genome of Pelagibacterium nitratireducens, one region contains:
- a CDS encoding CoA transferase — protein MVRRFTPDAEGPLKGVKVIDLSRLVAGNMTSLQLGDFGAEVIKVEPPAGDPLRAWKDGGASFFWKVYGRNKRSIALDLRRPAAMAALWSLIDGADVLIENYRPGTLEKMGLGPDALHARNRGLIVLRVSGYGQTGPYAHLPGFGTIVEAMSGYAYRTGFPDREPVLPPLALADMIAGVYGASAVTTALLAREKGQAKGQVIDLSLLEPIFSVLGPEAAIFAKTGTVKERIGSASNTSCPRNVYICADGKYLALSGSTQAVAERIFTIIGRPEMIDDPRFATNSDRIKHRDLVDAAIGGWFSARTSEDALQIMRDAGATVGPIYSIADAYEDKHFREREVFVDLEDADFGALPMHNVLPRLSATPGGFYRPAPELGADGEAILAEIGLAPDGIAAALDVSQ, from the coding sequence ATGGTGCGAAGGTTCACCCCCGACGCCGAAGGTCCGCTCAAGGGCGTAAAGGTCATTGACCTCTCACGGCTGGTGGCGGGGAACATGACCTCGCTCCAACTTGGCGATTTCGGCGCCGAGGTGATCAAGGTCGAACCGCCCGCCGGCGACCCCTTGCGCGCCTGGAAGGACGGCGGCGCATCGTTTTTCTGGAAGGTCTATGGCCGCAACAAGCGCTCCATAGCCCTCGATCTTCGCCGTCCTGCAGCCATGGCGGCCCTCTGGTCGCTTATCGATGGCGCCGATGTGCTGATCGAGAACTACCGCCCCGGTACGCTCGAAAAGATGGGGCTTGGCCCCGACGCGCTGCATGCGCGCAATCGCGGGCTGATCGTGTTGCGGGTGTCGGGCTATGGACAGACTGGGCCCTATGCTCACCTTCCCGGCTTCGGCACGATCGTTGAAGCGATGAGCGGTTACGCCTATCGCACCGGCTTTCCCGACCGCGAACCGGTCCTTCCGCCACTCGCGCTGGCCGATATGATCGCCGGCGTTTATGGCGCATCCGCTGTCACCACGGCGTTGCTGGCGCGGGAAAAGGGGCAGGCCAAGGGTCAGGTCATCGATCTTTCGCTGCTCGAGCCGATCTTTTCCGTACTCGGCCCGGAAGCCGCTATCTTTGCAAAGACCGGCACCGTCAAGGAGCGCATCGGGTCCGCGTCGAACACATCGTGCCCCCGCAACGTCTATATCTGCGCCGACGGCAAATATCTCGCCCTTTCAGGCTCGACACAGGCCGTCGCTGAACGGATTTTCACGATCATCGGGCGGCCCGAGATGATCGATGACCCAAGGTTTGCGACCAATTCGGACCGCATCAAGCACCGCGATCTCGTCGATGCTGCAATCGGGGGCTGGTTTTCGGCCCGCACCAGCGAGGATGCCCTGCAGATCATGCGCGACGCCGGGGCAACGGTGGGCCCGATCTATTCCATTGCCGACGCCTACGAGGACAAGCACTTCCGTGAGCGCGAAGTGTTCGTCGATCTCGAAGACGCCGACTTTGGCGCCCTGCCCATGCACAATGTCCTGCCGCGCCTTTCGGCGACGCCCGGCGGGTTCTACCGCCCGGCGCCCGAACTCGGTGCCGATGGCGAGGCCATTCTGGCCGAAATCGGCCTTGCCCCGGACGGCATTGCCGCCGCACTGGACGTTTCGCAATGA
- a CDS encoding ADP-ribosylglycohydrolase family protein produces the protein MLSSSDLVHRIYSGFLGKAIGVRLGAPVEPTIWSYERIRDTYGEITGYLRDFKTFAADDDTNGPVYFIRAMRDYQLVPTPHEVAKTWLNYAAEGHGMYWWGGYGRSTEHTAYLNLRAGIEAPQSGSIAQNGSAIAEQIGGQIFIDSWGWVNAGNPERAAEMSASAASVAHDGEGLNGARFCAAMIAAAFTAKSVEQLFEIGLSVIPSDSTYAAVVRAVLGQHQNDPDDWRACRDLLTRDWGYDRYPGVCHIIPNAGVLALAMIYGKGELCRTVEIATMCGWDTDCNAGNAGAVIGTFEGVQPGWDKYRKPINDMVVTSGVTGALNIVDIPNFARELATLALQLDGKNVPEGWAEAMDDRGIHFDFSLPGSTHGFKTSGTNQLELSWTDKDNGAGVGALEILIDRFERGQSGKVFWKPFYRRADFDDERYRPMFSPLVASGQTVSFDIFMEPWEGDGHLRIAPYVRATMSKTIVETGAYQQPAAGSWTHIEFTVPDADGEAIDEIGLDIEYFGRLKFLGKLHLANFRVTGKGTTRIDPAKEVEEWDAITRFTWNRGYWKKDGATITGLTDTDADLWTGHLYTRDAVVSAEITPQSGASHLVSFRAQGTSRFYAAGFEDGKLRIIREDFGKSVLAETDFAVEFGRTYRLAVDVKETSIAVSVDGEKLLTASDDRFAYGQAGVRLGGPGRLAVSKFEIVEQ, from the coding sequence ATGCTTTCCTCCTCCGATCTCGTCCACCGCATCTATTCGGGCTTTCTGGGCAAGGCCATTGGCGTGCGCCTTGGCGCGCCGGTCGAGCCGACCATCTGGAGCTATGAGCGGATCCGCGACACCTATGGCGAGATCACCGGCTATCTGCGCGATTTCAAGACGTTTGCGGCAGATGACGACACGAACGGTCCCGTCTATTTCATCCGCGCCATGCGCGACTACCAGCTTGTGCCCACACCGCACGAAGTTGCCAAGACCTGGCTCAACTATGCCGCGGAGGGCCACGGCATGTATTGGTGGGGCGGCTATGGCCGTTCGACCGAGCACACCGCGTACCTCAATTTGCGTGCCGGCATCGAAGCGCCGCAATCGGGTTCGATAGCCCAGAATGGCTCTGCAATTGCCGAACAGATCGGTGGGCAGATCTTTATCGACAGCTGGGGCTGGGTGAACGCAGGCAACCCTGAACGCGCCGCCGAGATGTCGGCCAGCGCCGCTTCGGTCGCCCATGATGGAGAAGGGCTCAACGGCGCCCGGTTCTGCGCGGCGATGATCGCTGCAGCGTTCACCGCAAAGTCGGTCGAGCAATTGTTCGAAATCGGCCTTTCGGTCATCCCTTCGGATTCAACCTATGCCGCGGTCGTCAGGGCCGTGCTCGGCCAGCATCAAAATGACCCCGATGACTGGCGCGCCTGCCGCGATCTTTTGACCCGCGACTGGGGCTATGACCGCTATCCGGGTGTCTGCCACATCATTCCAAATGCCGGTGTTCTGGCGCTCGCCATGATCTACGGCAAGGGCGAACTCTGCCGCACCGTCGAGATCGCCACAATGTGCGGTTGGGACACTGACTGCAACGCCGGCAATGCCGGGGCGGTCATCGGCACCTTCGAGGGTGTCCAGCCGGGCTGGGACAAATACCGTAAGCCCATCAACGATATGGTCGTGACCTCGGGCGTCACCGGCGCGCTCAACATCGTCGATATCCCCAATTTCGCCCGCGAACTGGCGACGCTCGCCCTGCAACTGGACGGCAAGAATGTGCCCGAAGGCTGGGCAGAGGCGATGGACGATCGCGGCATCCATTTCGACTTTTCGCTGCCCGGCTCCACACATGGGTTCAAGACTTCGGGCACCAACCAGCTCGAACTGAGCTGGACCGACAAGGACAATGGAGCAGGAGTTGGCGCTCTGGAAATCCTCATCGACCGTTTCGAGCGTGGGCAGTCAGGCAAGGTGTTCTGGAAACCGTTCTACCGGCGCGCCGATTTCGACGATGAGCGCTACCGCCCGATGTTCTCGCCGCTGGTTGCCAGCGGACAGACCGTATCGTTCGATATCTTCATGGAGCCATGGGAAGGCGATGGCCATTTGCGCATCGCGCCCTATGTCCGTGCCACGATGAGCAAGACGATCGTCGAAACCGGGGCTTACCAGCAGCCGGCTGCAGGGTCCTGGACCCATATCGAATTTACAGTGCCCGACGCCGATGGCGAAGCCATCGACGAAATCGGTCTCGACATCGAATATTTCGGCCGGCTCAAATTTCTGGGCAAGCTCCATCTCGCCAATTTCCGCGTCACCGGCAAAGGCACAACCCGCATCGATCCGGCAAAAGAGGTCGAGGAGTGGGATGCCATCACCCGATTTACCTGGAACCGGGGCTATTGGAAGAAGGACGGCGCAACCATCACCGGTCTCACCGATACCGATGCCGATCTGTGGACGGGTCACCTTTATACGCGTGATGCCGTCGTCAGCGCCGAGATCACCCCACAGTCGGGCGCCTCGCATCTTGTGAGTTTTCGGGCCCAGGGCACGTCGCGTTTCTACGCCGCCGGATTTGAGGACGGCAAGCTCCGGATTATCCGCGAAGACTTCGGCAAGAGCGTCCTGGCCGAGACCGATTTCGCCGTCGAATTTGGCCGCACCTATCGTCTCGCAGTCGACGTCAAGGAGACCTCCATTGCCGTCAGCGTCGATGGCGAGAAGCTTCTGACAGCAAGCGATGACCGTTTCGCTTACGGGCAGGCCGGCGTCCGGCTGGGCGGTCCAGGCCGGCTTGCGGTCTCCAAGTTTGAAATCGTCGAGCAATAG
- a CDS encoding metal/formaldehyde-sensitive transcriptional repressor, with the protein MSHTRHDKKRLLNRVRRIAGQIEAVERALEEERECASVMQLAASARGALGGLIAELMEDHVRMHMTDGVNSKEDTEALIAVMRAYMR; encoded by the coding sequence ATGTCACACACGCGGCACGACAAGAAGCGGTTGCTCAACCGTGTCCGCAGAATTGCCGGGCAGATCGAGGCTGTGGAACGCGCGTTGGAGGAAGAGCGCGAATGCGCCAGCGTGATGCAACTCGCAGCCTCCGCAAGGGGTGCGCTCGGCGGGCTGATCGCCGAGCTCATGGAAGACCATGTCCGAATGCATATGACCGATGGCGTCAACTCCAAGGAGGATACGGAGGCCCTTATTGCCGTGATGCGCGCTTACATGCGTTGA
- a CDS encoding sn-glycerol-3-phosphate ABC transporter ATP-binding protein UgpC, with amino-acid sequence MSQITLRNVHKRYGQVPVLNDISIDIAQGEFVVLVGPSGCGKSTLLRMIAGLEDITGGDVEIGGKVVNTMPAKQRDLAMVFQSYALYPHMKVADNMSFALKLAGQPKAEIEERVKIAADILGLENLLDRLPRELSGGQRQRVAMGRAIVRNPTAFLFDEPLSNLDAKLRVKMRSEIKKLHQRLGKTMIYVTHDQTEAMTLADRIVVLHDGNIAQLGTPLEVYQDPANAFVAGFIGSPEINLLAAKTLGSDAAEVEMTDGTRMPLPGPVTLEKGTPVTYGIRPQHFTVSDTGINAEIVLVEPTGDSQELVVRVGQTELSVVLHNRAILSAGETIFIAPDAGKALLFDTRSGARLR; translated from the coding sequence ATGTCCCAGATCACGCTCAGGAATGTCCACAAGCGCTACGGTCAGGTGCCCGTGCTCAACGACATCTCCATCGACATCGCGCAAGGTGAATTTGTCGTTCTGGTTGGCCCATCGGGGTGCGGAAAATCGACATTGCTGCGTATGATCGCCGGGCTCGAAGACATAACGGGCGGCGATGTGGAAATCGGCGGCAAGGTGGTCAACACCATGCCGGCCAAGCAGCGCGACCTCGCCATGGTGTTTCAGTCCTACGCGCTTTATCCGCACATGAAGGTCGCCGACAATATGAGTTTCGCGCTCAAGCTGGCTGGCCAGCCCAAAGCCGAAATCGAGGAACGGGTGAAGATCGCCGCCGACATTCTGGGCCTCGAAAACCTCCTCGACCGCCTGCCGCGCGAGCTTTCGGGCGGGCAGCGCCAGCGTGTTGCCATGGGCCGCGCCATCGTGCGCAATCCCACCGCCTTCCTGTTCGATGAACCGCTTTCCAATCTCGATGCCAAGCTGCGCGTCAAGATGCGCTCGGAGATCAAGAAACTGCACCAGCGGCTGGGCAAGACGATGATCTATGTCACCCACGACCAGACCGAGGCTATGACGCTGGCCGACCGCATCGTCGTCCTGCACGATGGCAATATCGCCCAACTGGGCACGCCGCTCGAGGTGTATCAGGACCCGGCCAACGCCTTTGTTGCCGGTTTCATTGGATCGCCCGAGATCAATTTGCTCGCCGCCAAAACTCTTGGCTCCGACGCTGCCGAAGTCGAGATGACCGACGGCACCCGCATGCCGCTTCCCGGGCCGGTGACACTCGAAAAAGGTACGCCGGTCACATATGGCATTCGGCCGCAGCATTTCACCGTGTCCGATACCGGCATCAACGCCGAAATCGTTCTGGTCGAACCCACCGGCGACAGCCAGGAACTCGTCGTGCGCGTTGGGCAGACCGAACTTTCGGTGGTGCTGCACAATCGGGCAATCCTTTCGGCCGGGGAGACGATCTTTATCGCACCCGATGCGGGCAAGGCGCTGCTGTTTGACACCAGGTCCGGCGCGAGGCTGCGCTGA
- a CDS encoding SUMF1/EgtB/PvdO family nonheme iron enzyme gives MTRPGFSPYVPRPIDRPAVVPLTPDADLSVLDEAKIFAAPDDPADWPAWRAAITRWRDEAWSRIDYTPHRYNTMAEAGPRIVEMVWLWDERLYDFATGRFTVDAYIDSGEAEFGGFDAVMLWNAYPVLGIDARDHFAFFEDIPELPDVVAAFQRRGVKVYFTYYPWETGSGPEAIEKVTAIVERCGFDAVFLDSSKEASSRLRAALDAIDPSIPIECESRAPLAQIADQTMSWAQWFADSNVPGVLRAKWFERRHELHHIRRWNRSHLDELHSAWLNGTGVLVWPVVFGVWVGWNDRDRAILAHMRRLYLENADHFISENWTPLADHPSQDAKIYASRWETKTGRLWTLVNRGEDYSGPLLSIEPEQKEQGIWIDLVSGETLAAARQADGRIALCGTMPAGAIACIANRAAPPAAAGPDIASAAHDFPARVAERVPAPFVMHQNGPAGMTELDIPEGDLTVTYRLRETALYGEAPYVEEWKPLPPRLHQIATMTRPLYAHRIAIARDEVTNGQFFQFLSHTAYQPARPERFLAHWHNGAPRPGTESEPVTHIELDDARAYAEWKRLRLPTEDEWQIAAQQGLLNRAEPLVWNLTESEHRDGRTRFAILKGGCARLSQVSDWYVESGPLPPERSVKLLAVGAGLARSPMIGFRCAVDIGSDG, from the coding sequence ATGACCCGCCCTGGCTTTTCCCCTTACGTCCCGCGCCCCATCGACAGGCCCGCTGTTGTGCCGCTCACCCCTGACGCCGATCTCTCTGTGCTTGACGAGGCCAAGATTTTTGCCGCACCCGACGACCCGGCCGATTGGCCGGCCTGGCGGGCCGCCATCACGCGCTGGCGGGACGAGGCCTGGAGCCGGATCGACTATACTCCGCACCGCTACAACACGATGGCCGAGGCCGGACCGCGTATCGTGGAAATGGTCTGGCTGTGGGACGAACGGCTTTACGACTTTGCCACCGGGCGTTTCACCGTGGATGCCTATATCGACTCCGGCGAGGCCGAATTCGGTGGTTTCGACGCGGTCATGCTCTGGAACGCCTATCCCGTTCTCGGCATCGATGCCCGCGACCATTTCGCGTTCTTTGAAGACATTCCCGAGCTGCCCGATGTCGTTGCCGCCTTCCAGCGGCGTGGCGTCAAGGTCTATTTCACCTATTACCCCTGGGAGACGGGCTCGGGACCCGAAGCGATCGAGAAGGTAACGGCGATCGTTGAGCGATGCGGCTTTGACGCGGTCTTCCTCGATTCCTCCAAGGAAGCCTCCTCGCGCCTGCGCGCCGCCCTCGATGCCATCGACCCTTCGATTCCCATCGAGTGCGAATCCCGCGCACCCTTGGCCCAGATCGCCGATCAGACGATGAGTTGGGCGCAGTGGTTTGCCGACTCGAACGTGCCCGGCGTGTTGCGGGCCAAATGGTTCGAGCGCCGCCACGAATTGCATCACATTCGCCGCTGGAACCGCTCGCATCTCGACGAACTCCATTCCGCCTGGCTCAACGGTACCGGCGTTCTGGTGTGGCCGGTGGTCTTTGGCGTGTGGGTCGGGTGGAATGACCGGGACCGCGCCATTCTTGCCCATATGCGGCGGCTCTATCTCGAAAACGCCGATCACTTCATCTCGGAGAACTGGACGCCGCTTGCGGACCATCCCAGCCAAGACGCAAAAATTTATGCTTCCCGATGGGAAACCAAAACCGGCCGTCTCTGGACCCTCGTCAATCGCGGCGAAGATTACTCTGGCCCCCTCTTGTCGATCGAACCGGAGCAGAAAGAACAGGGGATCTGGATCGATCTGGTCTCCGGCGAGACACTTGCAGCCGCGCGGCAGGCGGACGGCCGTATCGCTCTTTGTGGCACCATGCCTGCCGGCGCCATCGCCTGCATCGCCAACCGCGCCGCGCCTCCCGCTGCCGCCGGCCCCGATATCGCCTCGGCAGCACACGATTTTCCTGCCCGTGTCGCCGAGCGTGTTCCAGCGCCCTTCGTTATGCACCAGAACGGACCGGCCGGCATGACAGAGCTCGACATCCCCGAGGGCGATTTGACGGTTACGTACCGACTGCGCGAAACAGCGCTTTATGGCGAAGCGCCTTACGTCGAGGAATGGAAACCTCTACCGCCCCGCCTGCACCAGATCGCGACAATGACTCGCCCGCTCTATGCGCACCGCATTGCCATTGCGCGCGATGAGGTCACCAACGGCCAATTTTTTCAATTTCTGTCCCATACCGCCTACCAGCCCGCCCGTCCCGAGCGCTTTCTGGCGCACTGGCACAACGGAGCGCCGCGCCCCGGCACAGAAAGCGAGCCCGTCACCCATATCGAGCTCGACGACGCCCGCGCCTATGCGGAATGGAAACGATTGCGCCTGCCCACCGAGGACGAATGGCAGATAGCGGCGCAACAGGGCCTGCTCAACCGTGCCGAACCGCTGGTCTGGAACCTGACCGAAAGCGAGCACCGCGACGGGCGCACGCGCTTTGCCATTCTCAAGGGCGGCTGTGCGCGCCTATCCCAGGTTTCGGACTGGTACGTGGAATCCGGCCCGTTGCCGCCGGAGCGCTCGGTAAAACTTCTCGCCGTCGGCGCCGGCCTCGCCCGCTCCCCCATGATCGGCTTCCGTTGCGCTGTCGATATCGGGAGCGATGGCTAG
- a CDS encoding DUF4198 domain-containing protein, producing the protein MGQKTIMPAGLAAMLVTGVAAFSATPVNAHFLSIFAPLAVMDGPTETHVDVLFWHPLGGAHVMDMGGAPEEFFVTHRGERTDLSHRLAEIAFTSAANTGQAYSVPMTFRTSGDYIITAVPQPYYEETEDIFIQQITKAYFNRGQLPTDWSEPLGLKAEILPLSRPYNALVGSTFTGRVLSEGEPVAGAEIEVEYIAAEPDVTTHTSGAPTVSEAAGGTITLMSDANGYFTFGIPTAGWWGFAALGVGPDVEFEGRELSQDAVIWVTAHDLE; encoded by the coding sequence ATGGGGCAAAAGACAATCATGCCAGCAGGGCTTGCCGCAATGCTTGTTACAGGAGTAGCCGCTTTTTCGGCCACACCGGTCAATGCGCATTTCCTTTCCATATTTGCGCCGCTCGCGGTCATGGATGGTCCGACCGAAACCCATGTGGATGTCTTGTTCTGGCACCCTCTGGGGGGTGCCCATGTGATGGACATGGGCGGGGCGCCCGAGGAATTTTTTGTCACTCACAGGGGAGAACGCACCGACCTGAGCCATCGTCTGGCCGAGATCGCATTCACAAGCGCGGCCAATACGGGCCAGGCCTATTCGGTGCCGATGACTTTCCGCACATCCGGAGACTATATCATCACCGCCGTGCCACAGCCCTATTATGAAGAGACCGAAGACATCTTCATTCAGCAGATCACCAAAGCCTATTTCAACCGCGGGCAATTGCCCACCGACTGGTCGGAACCTCTTGGCCTCAAGGCCGAGATCCTGCCCCTCAGCCGGCCTTACAATGCGCTTGTCGGCTCGACGTTTACCGGTCGTGTCTTGTCGGAGGGTGAGCCGGTCGCGGGAGCGGAAATAGAGGTCGAGTATATCGCGGCAGAACCCGATGTCACCACCCACACATCGGGCGCACCCACGGTCAGCGAAGCAGCGGGCGGCACGATCACGCTGATGAGTGATGCCAATGGCTATTTCACATTCGGCATCCCCACGGCCGGATGGTGGGGGTTTGCCGCACTTGGCGTCGGGCCCGACGTTGAATTTGAAGGCAGGGAACTCTCCCAGGATGCGGTGATCTGGGTCACCGCGCATGATCTTGAATGA
- a CDS encoding alpha/beta hydrolase — protein MSNLARGLLVPVLIGTLMVPVIAQEITIETMASPALANDDNPQTEDLSYTLYLPAGYEAAGDTRYPVLYLLHGSGGEADAWEDFWPILDTMILEGTVPPVIAVAPVTGNSYWVDSATFGAAETAVIDDLIPHIDQTLATIPERDGRALVGFSMGGFGAARYGLAYPDLFAAATLLSPALQQAQPPATAGAVSRGSFGDPYDPARWDELNYPAVIETYAAQDHRVPFFIVAGDDDWNHLSEKEDLPGDATRYNMEVQAVAFYTALHRENIFDADFEKWEDVPASPAELRIVDGGHDMEVWGPGFSEGLAYMFANGLSAPTEN, from the coding sequence ATGTCCAATCTTGCAAGGGGACTCCTTGTGCCGGTCCTCATCGGCACATTGATGGTGCCGGTCATAGCCCAGGAGATCACCATCGAGACGATGGCCTCGCCTGCCCTGGCCAATGACGACAATCCTCAAACCGAGGATTTGAGCTATACCCTCTATCTCCCCGCCGGCTATGAAGCTGCGGGCGATACACGCTATCCCGTCCTCTATCTGCTGCACGGCAGCGGCGGAGAGGCGGATGCGTGGGAGGACTTCTGGCCCATCCTCGACACCATGATCCTTGAGGGCACCGTGCCACCGGTCATCGCCGTCGCACCGGTCACCGGCAACTCCTACTGGGTTGATTCGGCGACCTTCGGCGCCGCTGAAACCGCCGTCATCGACGATCTGATTCCTCACATCGATCAAACTCTTGCCACCATCCCTGAACGCGATGGCCGGGCGCTTGTTGGCTTTTCCATGGGCGGTTTTGGCGCCGCACGCTATGGTCTTGCCTACCCCGACCTCTTTGCCGCCGCAACGCTGCTCAGTCCAGCCCTTCAGCAGGCCCAGCCCCCTGCTACTGCCGGCGCCGTCAGCCGTGGCTCGTTTGGAGACCCTTACGATCCCGCGCGCTGGGATGAGCTGAATTATCCGGCGGTTATCGAGACCTACGCCGCCCAGGATCATCGCGTGCCGTTCTTCATTGTCGCCGGTGACGATGACTGGAACCACCTCTCGGAAAAGGAAGACCTCCCCGGCGACGCCACCAGATACAACATGGAGGTACAGGCAGTGGCCTTCTATACGGCTCTCCACCGCGAAAACATCTTCGATGCCGATTTCGAAAAGTGGGAAGACGTTCCCGCCAGCCCGGCTGAATTGCGCATCGTCGATGGCGGACACGACATGGAGGTCTGGGGGCCTGGTTTTAGCGAGGGCCTCGCCTACATGTTCGCCAACGGTCTGTCTGCACCCACGGAAAACTGA
- a CDS encoding ADP-ribosylglycohydrolase family protein, producing the protein MTTLQNTGPAFKSRVRGLLHGVAFGDAIGAPVEKLTPAEIQSMYGRVNSLDNQWHRTSRDPAAGNGRVRGNGIVTDDTLMTLSLMAVYNETGRHIDAWDMADGMVRQIAWVKRYVPELQRECPLLERLFYPEKWIFQRHQLSGCDPRQGGIGNMVNCGAAMYIAPIGVVNACDPRAAYDEAIAFASGHQQSYGLEAAGVLAAAVAAAFVPGTSIDAVVDTAYGLAKDGTRAAIGAIAETARDLRIRGAGHAEVVQAFHQAILPFSPLGDDLDHTAAKAGRPTQNYQPSRFFSIEELPLALGFALVADGDFRRAVEDGVNSGRDTDSIGVMAGAILGAMHGEAVIDAGEADQIDTINRLDLAGEAARFAATCSTIMSVDQKRLETLAAQRAAILEAPVSAAQN; encoded by the coding sequence ATGACCACACTGCAGAACACGGGCCCGGCTTTCAAAAGCCGGGTCCGCGGACTGCTCCATGGCGTCGCCTTCGGCGACGCCATCGGGGCGCCCGTCGAAAAGCTCACTCCGGCGGAAATCCAGTCCATGTATGGGCGGGTCAATTCTCTGGACAACCAATGGCACCGCACCAGCCGCGACCCGGCCGCCGGCAATGGACGCGTGCGCGGCAATGGCATCGTCACCGACGATACGCTCATGACCCTCTCGCTCATGGCCGTCTATAATGAAACCGGCCGCCATATCGACGCCTGGGACATGGCCGACGGGATGGTGCGCCAGATCGCCTGGGTCAAACGCTACGTTCCAGAGCTCCAGCGCGAATGTCCACTGCTCGAGCGCCTGTTCTATCCCGAGAAATGGATTTTCCAACGCCACCAACTCTCCGGCTGCGATCCGCGCCAGGGCGGGATCGGCAACATGGTCAATTGTGGTGCAGCGATGTACATTGCGCCGATCGGCGTCGTGAACGCGTGTGATCCGCGCGCCGCCTATGACGAGGCTATCGCGTTCGCCTCGGGCCATCAGCAAAGCTATGGGCTGGAAGCTGCCGGCGTTCTGGCCGCCGCCGTCGCTGCCGCCTTCGTTCCTGGGACAAGCATCGATGCCGTGGTCGATACCGCCTATGGCCTCGCCAAGGACGGCACCCGTGCAGCCATCGGCGCGATTGCCGAAACCGCCAGGGATTTGCGCATCAGGGGAGCCGGTCATGCCGAGGTGGTACAGGCGTTTCATCAGGCCATCCTGCCTTTTTCGCCGCTCGGCGACGATCTGGACCACACCGCTGCAAAGGCTGGCCGACCGACCCAGAATTATCAGCCCTCCCGGTTCTTCTCGATCGAGGAGTTGCCCCTGGCCCTGGGCTTTGCGCTTGTCGCCGATGGCGATTTCCGCCGGGCCGTCGAAGACGGCGTCAATTCGGGTCGCGATACCGATTCCATCGGGGTGATGGCCGGAGCGATCCTTGGCGCGATGCACGGGGAAGCCGTCATCGATGCCGGTGAAGCCGACCAGATCGACACGATCAACAGGCTGGACCTTGCCGGCGAAGCCGCCCGCTTTGCCGCAACGTGCAGCACCATAATGAGCGTCGACCAGAAGCGTCTGGAAACGCTCGCTGCTCAGCGTGCAGCCATCCTTGAAGCGCCCGTCAGCGCGGCGCAGAACTGA
- a CDS encoding CoA ester lyase: MRLRSLLYVPADNERFIAKAHERGADAIILDLEDSVRPEHRDAARKSLGTSIRSAGQAGAKVFVRINTESATEDATAAAGADGLYVPKASRARIEALATDGPNLLLFALIEDPMALLDVAAIAAHPAVSGLAAGGEDFATALGAVPDPDVLRTPKLLIHYAAKAHGKLSLGLFRSIADYADLSAIEHAAKEARRHGFDGASCVHPSAVPILNAVFAPTSEELDWAHRVLATAETNKAGAFRVDGRMIDAPIIARARSILSQT, encoded by the coding sequence ATGAGATTACGCTCGCTGCTTTACGTCCCTGCCGACAATGAGCGCTTCATCGCCAAGGCTCATGAACGCGGCGCCGATGCGATCATTCTCGACCTTGAGGATTCCGTGCGTCCCGAACATCGCGATGCAGCCCGGAAAAGCCTTGGCACCTCCATCCGCTCGGCCGGGCAAGCCGGCGCCAAGGTGTTTGTGCGCATCAATACCGAAAGCGCGACCGAAGACGCCACCGCAGCAGCAGGCGCCGATGGCCTCTACGTGCCCAAGGCCAGTCGCGCCCGCATCGAGGCACTGGCGACCGATGGTCCAAACCTTCTGCTCTTTGCCCTGATCGAAGACCCGATGGCGCTTCTCGACGTTGCCGCCATTGCCGCCCACCCCGCGGTCTCCGGCCTTGCAGCCGGCGGCGAAGACTTTGCGACAGCTCTAGGCGCCGTCCCCGATCCCGACGTGCTGCGCACGCCCAAGCTCCTGATCCACTATGCGGCAAAGGCCCATGGAAAACTCTCCCTCGGCCTTTTCCGCTCCATCGCCGACTACGCTGACCTGTCCGCCATCGAGCATGCAGCCAAAGAGGCCCGACGGCATGGCTTTGATGGTGCAAGCTGCGTGCACCCGTCGGCAGTGCCGATCCTCAACGCCGTTTTTGCTCCCACATCCGAGGAGCTCGATTGGGCCCACCGCGTCCTCGCCACTGCGGAAACGAACAAAGCCGGAGCCTTCAGGGTCGATGGCCGCATGATCGATGCCCCGATCATCGCCCGCGCCCGCTCGATCCTTTCTCAGACCTGA